A single window of Vigna unguiculata cultivar IT97K-499-35 chromosome 1, ASM411807v1, whole genome shotgun sequence DNA harbors:
- the LOC114181825 gene encoding uncharacterized protein LOC114181825 — translation MASSHDLEDYSSEASSTSQDIFHKPSVEEGKKHHEVTTMKEKGIKFEESNKVSNSKTHMVLDFVKFSNDQTLCGSKVELDFFNAKGSSSRANHTQGRDERNKDEKPSLETNKTFSCNFCQKEFSSSQALGGHQNAHKQERALAKRRQGIDGGAFGNPNFPYYPYNPTHSFYGSYNRTLGIRMESMIHKPMYPSSSSLGLRFGQGLLRQEMMNSSSCSSSSAVVGLQANAGIRIMGSDTTFRAQHDHGTTRHSIPFLAESSANVTAKPNLTPLNHVKDNDDDHTKKEGTSNPSSSDEIDLSLKL, via the coding sequence ATGGCATCTTCACATGATTTGGAAGATTATTCATCTGAAGCCTCAAGCACCTCACAAGACATTTTCCATAAACCTAGTGTTGAAGAAGGGAAGAAGCATCATGAGGTGACAACAATGAAGGAGAAAGGTATCAAATTTGAAGAAAGTAATAAGGTTTCCAATTCCAAAACCCACATGGTGttagattttgttaagttttccAATGATCAAACACTTTGTGGGTCAAAAGTGGAATTGGATTTTTTCAATGCCAAGGGTTCGTCTTCTAGGGCAAATCACACTCAAGGAAGAGATGAACGCAACAAAGATGAGAAGCCATCGTTAGAGACTAATAAGACCTTTTCCTGTAACTTCTGTCAGAAAGAGTTTTCTTCTTCACAAGCTTTGGGAGGACACCAGAACGCTCATAAACAAGAACGTGCCCTAGCAAAACGTAGACAAGGGATTGATGGTGGTGCTTTTGGGAACCCTAATTTTCCCTATTACCCTTATAATCCGACACACTCTTTCTATGGATCTTACAATAGGACACTTGGGATTCGAATGGAGTCAATGATTCACAAACCTATGTatccttcatcttcttcactaGGTTTAAGGTTTGGTCAAGGGTTGTTGAGACAAGAGATGATGAACtcttcttcttgttcttcttcttctgctgtTGTTGGTTTGCAAGCAAATGCTGGAATTAGGATTATGGGGAGTGACACAACTTTTAGGGCACAACATGATCATGGTACTACCAGACACAGTATTCCATTCCTTGCAGAATCTTCTGCAAATGTTACTGCCAAACCAAATTTGACTCCATTGAATCATGTAAAGGATAATGATGATGATCACACCAAGAAAGAAGGAACTTCAAATCCTAGTTCTTCTGATGAAATCGATTTGTCGCTTAAACTTTAG
- the LOC114166223 gene encoding dr1-associated corepressor homolog, with protein sequence MRKKLDTRFPAARIKKIMQADEDVGKIALAVPVLVSKALELFLQDLCDRTYEITLQRGAKTMNALHLKHCVQSYNVFDFLRDIVSRVPDYGHGHGHSEAGADDRALSKRRKAAGVEGNESDEEAKRSKMRELGHAGTPGRGRGRGRGRGRGRGARPVERDISDQQVESEPCSSIQQISNDIPNTSLPIDNGVQSKEDSKETSAVHEESAQSFRNIDLNANINENEDKNAGAAVEASLPEPSDMDIKHEVPGWSLSDVDKMAIDTMQLATLGSRLEEDDEDYDEEG encoded by the exons ATGAGGAAGAAGCTCGACACCCGTTTCCCCGCT GCTCGGATAAAGAAGATAATGCAAGCAGATGAGGATGTCGGAAAGATAGCATTGGCAGTTCCTGTTTTAGTAT CTAAAGCTCTGGAGTTATTCTTGCAAGATCTCTGTGACCGCACTTATGAAATAACTCTTCAGAGAGGAGCAAAAACCATGAATGCATTGCATTT GAAACATTGTGTACAAAGCTATAACGTCTTCGACTTTCTGAGAGACATTGTCAGCAGGGTTCCTGACTATGGGCATGGACATGGCCATTCCGAGGCCGGAGCCGATGACCGTGCCCTTTCAAAGAGAAG GAAAGCTGCTGGTGTTGAGGGCAATGAGAGTGAtgaagaggccaagaggagtaaGATG CGCGAGTTGGGCCACGCCGGCACTCCTGGTAGAGGAAGAGGccgaggaagaggaagaggccGTGGCCGAGGGGCTCGACCGGTTGAAAGAGACATCAGTGATCAGCAGGTTGAATCTGAGCCTTGCTCCTCTATTCAACAAATTAGCAATGATATTCCTAACACAAGTCTGCCAATAGATAATGGTGTGCAATCCAAGGAGGATTCAAAGGAGACTTCTGCAGTTCATGAGGAAAGTGCTCAATCTTTCCGTAACATTGATCTGAATGCTAACATAAACGAAAATGAAGACAAAAATGCTGGTGCAGCTGTTGAAGCTTCATTGCCTGAGCCTTCTGACATGGACATTAAACATGAAGTTCCAGGTTGGTCCCTATCCGATGTCGACAAGATGGCCATTGACACTATGCAATTGGCAACCCTTGGAAGTAGACTAGAAGAGGATGATGAAGATTATGATGAGGAAGGGTGA